AGAtgaggtaaaaaaaaaaccttaatttcGTTTGGTCAAAGGTTTCTGTTATTTTTCTTAGATTTCTGTTATTATCATCTCAAATTTGACTCTCTGTTTTGACGAAGGAACGGGCAATCAAGTGATGACTGGTAGGTTTTTGACTGATAGACAAGCATCATATGGGTGAGAGAGAAGTCTCTCCTTCTTATAAACTTAATAACCACGCAGAAACTAATACATTCTCCTTAAGTAACAACACCATATTCATTATGTTCAGATGGATGTTCAAACTAAGTGAATGGAAACGCTTATCTACTTATGACGTTGATTTGAATACTGGTTCAAGTGCTTCTCACATTCTTTGTCCTCTCTTTTGTTAAGTCTCATGATCTCTTGCTCAAATGTCCAAGTCTTTGTCGTTTCTTGCTTTAGGTGATTGACAGGAAGACTAAGAGGCTTGTGGAAGAGTTGATAAGACTCAAAGATTTTTCTGTCCATGATAGCTATTTACCAGTCCAAAATTTGGGCTTAGACTTATGGATCAAGGTAAACTAATTAGCATTTTTTTTACTTCTCAAATGCAACCTATGTGATAAGCTATTGTATATAGTTTCATTTGTGCATACAAGCTTCGCGTTCTCTTCATGAATCCATTGTAACAACGTAAGCTTGCATGGTTTGATTTATATCTTCTTGATCCAGGGGCAAAGGAGATTCTGCATAAACTTTCTGAGAAGCAGGGGAAGAAAATGAACACAGTTGAATCCGCCCTAAAAATTGCCAGCTTTCTTAACTTCTTTAAGGTATGGAAAGTTACTACTCTCTCTATCAAGCTATAATGTGTGTTGGTTTGGAAATGAGGTTTTGTCTGTCGCAGGATCAAATAAACATGGCTGAAGTCAAGTATCCTCTGCAGCACTTCAAGGTAGAAAAGGAGATCGTATTTATAGTCTCAACATTACATTCAGATGAATTTTTCATAAGGGAGTTGAAACCTGGTGCGAGAACAATGGCATACATGAACCGTGATGATGTTGCTGTATGTGCTGCTGATTGTCGATTAATGGTATTCCAGTCAGTGGAGGACAGCACCAGATTCTGGATCAAGGTAAAACTGTTTACATAGTAGCttactatataccataataaCTGTTATTTTGCGAATATTTAGAAAACTCTCAGAGCAAATGATGTTAACTGATATGTTGATAGGGCCGGAAGTTTTCGATTAGAGGCCTCTTTGGGAAGAATGTGAATCGAAATGCCTTTCTTGATGGATCTTTGGTGATATTCCGACTAGCACCTCAGGTACACAACTAGAATAGTTATTTCCGTATTAAAATAACGATTCTCAAAAGGCTAAAAAACACTTCTACAGTCACTGATACGTTCTTCACAAACTGTTACAGGATTATCATGGCTTTCATGTCCCTGTCTCTGGAGTCATTGAAAAGTTTGGCGATGTTTCTGGAAGTTTATATACGGTACTTGGTCAAAAATAttcctaaaaatataataatcacTTTTTCATGTTTGTTGATATACCATTCCTTCTCAGGTTAATCCCATAGCAATCAATAGCAAATACTGCAACGAATTCACCGAAAATAATCGAACCCTGGCAATTATATCAACATCAGAGTTTGGAAAGGTTCACTTTACACAAAACCCTCTGTCTTTACATGCGGCTTTAGAAGTAGGATGACTAGACTCTTCTATTTCCCAAAAGAGTGGCATTATATTTATGATTATGGGTTG
This genomic stretch from Brassica napus cultivar Da-Ae chromosome C9, Da-Ae, whole genome shotgun sequence harbors:
- the LOC106394698 gene encoding phosphatidylserine decarboxylase proenzyme 2 is translated as MDQGAKEILHKLSEKQGKKMNTVESALKIASFLNFFKDQINMAEVKYPLQHFKVEKEIVFIVSTLHSDEFFIRELKPGARTMAYMNRDDVAVCAADCRLMVFQSVEDSTRFWIKGRKFSIRGLFGKNVNRNAFLDGSLVIFRLAPQDYHGFHVPVSGVIEKFGDVSGSLYTVNPIAINSKYCNEFTENNRTLAIISTSEFGKVHFTQNPLSLHAALEVG